The following proteins are encoded in a genomic region of Aquifex aeolicus VF5:
- the glmU gene encoding bifunctional UDP-N-acetylglucosamine diphosphorylase/glucosamine-1-phosphate N-acetyltransferase GlmU: MRAVILAAGLGTRFKSEKPKVLHEILGKPMLWYVITNVRNGRIDDIAVVVGHKAQEVMEAFKNENLKFFIQENPKGGTADAVLAAKDFFSSYEGYVLIINGDSPLVSGETIRNMQQFIHMVRTYEGIKLGGVVLTTHLPDPTGYGRIIKEEGTDRIIRIVEEKDATPEEKAITEINAGTYIFYAPYLLEALYRIKPSPVTGELYLTDVIEYMVNKGYEVRSFMAKEPTEALGVNTRWDLALVENVIKLKIARYWAERGVTVHYPETVWIEPDVSIEPDVEIFPDVMLKGKTKIKKGSVIGKGSVIKDSLVEENVIVREYSVIENSEIKKRAVVGPFARIRNESVIGEEAEIGNFVEVKKSSIGKGVKAKHLAYIGDATVGENTNIGAGTVFANYDGKRKYESYVGKSAFIGSNSLLIAPIRVGDWAYIAGGSVVNKDIPEGALAVSRPELKIFEGRGKKKLQKD, from the coding sequence ATGCGTGCTGTAATTCTGGCTGCCGGACTCGGAACGAGGTTCAAGAGCGAAAAACCCAAAGTTCTCCACGAAATACTCGGAAAACCGATGCTCTGGTACGTGATAACGAACGTAAGAAACGGAAGGATAGACGACATAGCTGTCGTGGTGGGACACAAGGCGCAGGAAGTGATGGAAGCCTTTAAAAACGAAAACCTGAAATTTTTTATACAGGAAAACCCCAAAGGCGGGACTGCTGACGCTGTACTCGCAGCGAAGGACTTTTTCTCTTCTTACGAGGGATACGTACTCATAATAAACGGGGACAGTCCCTTAGTCAGCGGGGAAACTATAAGAAACATGCAACAATTCATTCACATGGTTCGGACTTACGAGGGGATAAAACTCGGAGGGGTTGTTTTAACGACCCACCTTCCCGACCCTACTGGATACGGGAGGATTATAAAGGAAGAGGGGACGGACAGAATTATCAGGATAGTTGAGGAAAAGGACGCAACTCCCGAAGAAAAGGCTATAACGGAAATAAACGCTGGAACTTACATCTTTTACGCACCTTACCTCCTTGAAGCCCTATACAGGATAAAACCGAGTCCCGTGACAGGAGAGCTCTACCTGACCGACGTAATAGAGTACATGGTAAACAAAGGGTATGAAGTAAGGAGCTTTATGGCAAAAGAACCCACGGAAGCCCTTGGTGTAAACACCCGCTGGGATTTAGCACTCGTAGAAAACGTAATAAAACTCAAGATAGCGAGGTACTGGGCCGAAAGGGGAGTTACTGTTCATTATCCAGAAACCGTGTGGATAGAACCGGACGTTTCCATAGAACCCGACGTGGAAATATTTCCCGACGTTATGTTGAAAGGAAAGACGAAAATAAAGAAAGGTTCAGTAATAGGAAAGGGAAGCGTTATAAAGGACTCACTCGTGGAAGAAAATGTAATAGTAAGGGAATACTCGGTAATAGAAAATTCGGAAATTAAGAAAAGGGCTGTTGTCGGACCCTTTGCGAGGATAAGGAACGAATCTGTTATAGGAGAAGAGGCTGAAATAGGGAACTTTGTGGAAGTTAAGAAGAGCAGTATAGGAAAAGGGGTAAAGGCAAAGCACCTCGCTTACATAGGGGATGCAACTGTGGGAGAGAATACGAATATAGGGGCGGGTACGGTCTTTGCAAATTACGACGGGAAGAGGAAATACGAGAGCTACGTAGGAAAAAGCGCCTTTATAGGTAGTAACTCCCTTTTAATAGCTCCTATAAGGGTAGGGGATTGGGCTTATATAGCGGGGGGTTCCGTTGTAAACAAAGATATACCGGAAGGGGCACTCGCGGTCTCAAGGCCTGAACTGAAAATTTTTGAAGGAAGGGGGAAGAAAAAACTCCAGAAAGATTAA
- the thrC gene encoding threonine synthase, protein MAKVKGLKCRECGREYPAEPIHVCEFCFGPLEVVYDYDEIKKNISREKIEKGPKSLWRYVDLLPVENPTVGLTAGFTPLKKAEKLGEVLGLKNLYIKDDSVNHPTLSFKDRVVSVALSKAKEFGFDTAACASTGNLANSVAAHSAQAGMNCFVFIPANLETQKIIGSLVFNPTVVAVEGNYDDVNRLCSEIANDLGWAFVNINIRPYYAEGSKTLAFEVAEQLGWRAPDVVVAPAASGSLYTKIWKGFNELKKVGLIDEVKTRMYGAQAEGCSPIAQAWREGRDFIKPVKPNTIAKSIAIGNPADGIYALQVARESNGAWETATDEEIIEGIKLLAQTEGIFTETAGGTTIAVLKKYVEKGMISPEETVVVYITGNGYKTMEVLEGKLSTPVKIKPTLKDFKEKVLARV, encoded by the coding sequence ATGGCAAAGGTAAAGGGATTAAAGTGCCGTGAGTGTGGAAGGGAATACCCCGCCGAGCCCATACACGTTTGTGAGTTTTGCTTTGGTCCGCTTGAAGTTGTATACGACTACGATGAGATAAAGAAAAATATTTCCAGAGAAAAGATAGAAAAAGGACCAAAGAGTTTATGGAGATATGTTGACCTGCTTCCCGTAGAAAACCCCACGGTAGGACTTACGGCGGGATTTACGCCCCTTAAAAAGGCGGAAAAACTTGGAGAAGTCCTCGGTCTTAAGAACCTTTACATAAAGGACGACAGCGTAAACCACCCTACCCTTTCCTTCAAAGACAGGGTTGTGTCCGTGGCACTTTCCAAGGCAAAAGAGTTCGGATTTGATACTGCGGCCTGTGCTTCCACTGGAAACCTCGCAAACTCCGTTGCGGCCCACTCCGCTCAGGCGGGAATGAACTGCTTCGTGTTTATACCTGCAAACCTTGAAACCCAGAAAATTATAGGTTCTCTTGTCTTTAACCCCACCGTTGTTGCAGTTGAGGGGAATTACGACGACGTTAACAGGCTATGTTCCGAGATTGCAAACGACCTCGGCTGGGCCTTTGTGAACATAAATATAAGACCATACTACGCGGAAGGTTCAAAAACCTTAGCCTTTGAAGTCGCTGAACAGCTCGGCTGGAGAGCTCCCGACGTAGTTGTAGCACCCGCGGCATCGGGTTCTCTTTACACCAAAATATGGAAAGGCTTTAATGAACTAAAAAAAGTCGGCTTAATAGACGAAGTAAAGACGAGAATGTACGGTGCTCAGGCAGAGGGGTGCTCCCCGATAGCTCAGGCGTGGAGAGAGGGAAGGGACTTCATAAAACCTGTGAAACCCAACACCATAGCCAAGTCCATAGCGATTGGAAATCCCGCGGACGGTATATACGCCCTTCAGGTAGCAAGGGAAAGCAACGGTGCGTGGGAAACAGCAACGGACGAGGAAATAATAGAAGGTATTAAACTCCTCGCACAAACCGAAGGCATATTTACAGAAACCGCAGGAGGAACAACGATAGCAGTTCTCAAGAAATACGTAGAAAAGGGAATGATTTCCCCCGAAGAGACCGTAGTTGTTTACATAACGGGGAACGGCTATAAAACTATGGAAGTTCTGGAAGGGAAACTAAGCACACCTGTGAAGATAAAACCGACGTTAAAAGACTTCAAAGAAAAAGTTCTTGCAAGAGTTTAA
- the ychF gene encoding redox-regulated ATPase YchF has translation MGFRLGIVGLPNVGKSTLFNALTKTMKAQAANYPFCTIEPNVGVVEVPDERLYKLAEIEKSQKITPTFIEFVDIAGLVKGASKGEGLGNQFLSHIREVDAVAMVLRAFEDENIVHVEGSVDPVRDKEIVEIELIAKDLESVNRRIEKVQKVAKGGDKKAREEMEHLNALKEILENLEPIRKYADKLPPETLEYAKKTLFLLTVKPVMYIANISEKDLPEGEGNPHVERIKEMANQENAPVVVISAELEAQLAGLSEEEQKEMLEAYGLKEPGLNKVIRTGYRLLDLITFFTAGEREARAWTVKRGTKAPQAAGKIHSDMERGFIAAEVISYEDLIKAGSWAKAKEQGLIRLEGKDYEIQDGDVVYFRFNV, from the coding sequence ATGGGATTTAGGCTAGGTATCGTAGGACTGCCGAACGTAGGAAAGTCAACCCTCTTTAACGCCTTGACTAAAACCATGAAAGCTCAGGCGGCAAACTATCCCTTTTGTACGATTGAACCGAACGTGGGAGTCGTAGAAGTTCCAGACGAGAGATTGTATAAACTCGCGGAAATTGAAAAATCTCAGAAGATAACTCCCACCTTTATTGAATTTGTGGACATAGCGGGACTCGTTAAAGGTGCGAGTAAAGGTGAAGGACTCGGAAACCAGTTCCTCTCCCATATCAGAGAGGTTGACGCAGTAGCCATGGTTCTCAGGGCTTTTGAAGACGAAAACATAGTCCACGTGGAAGGTTCTGTTGACCCCGTAAGGGACAAGGAAATAGTGGAAATAGAGCTTATCGCAAAGGATCTGGAAAGCGTAAACAGGAGAATTGAAAAGGTGCAAAAGGTCGCAAAGGGCGGAGACAAAAAAGCCAGAGAAGAAATGGAGCATCTGAACGCACTGAAGGAAATCCTTGAAAACTTAGAACCTATCAGGAAATACGCTGATAAATTACCGCCTGAAACCCTGGAATACGCCAAAAAAACCCTCTTCCTTCTCACGGTAAAACCAGTAATGTACATAGCAAACATCTCGGAAAAGGACCTCCCTGAAGGTGAAGGAAATCCACACGTGGAAAGAATAAAAGAGATGGCAAACCAGGAAAATGCCCCAGTCGTTGTAATTAGTGCTGAGCTTGAAGCTCAGCTTGCAGGTCTTTCCGAGGAAGAGCAAAAGGAAATGCTGGAAGCCTATGGACTGAAGGAGCCGGGACTCAACAAAGTCATAAGGACGGGATACAGACTCCTTGACCTTATAACCTTCTTTACCGCAGGTGAGAGGGAAGCCAGAGCATGGACCGTAAAGAGAGGAACCAAAGCACCCCAAGCCGCGGGAAAAATACACTCCGATATGGAAAGGGGATTTATAGCCGCGGAAGTTATAAGCTATGAGGACCTTATAAAGGCGGGTTCATGGGCAAAGGCAAAGGAACAGGGACTGATAAGACTTGAAGGGAAGGACTACGAAATACAGGACGGCGATGTTGTTTATTTCAGGTTTAATGTGTAG